A portion of the Paenibacillus hamazuiensis genome contains these proteins:
- the hemC gene encoding hydroxymethylbilane synthase, producing the protein MRKLVVGTRQSALALTQTGQVVDHLKMLCKEHGIDCEFEIKKIVTKGDRILDVTLSKVGGKGLFVKEIEQAMLDGEIDFAVHSMKDMPAELPEGLVIGAVPVREDARDCIISKNGKGLDELPQGALVGTSSLRRSCQLQHARPDLRIEPVRGNIDSRLRKLEAEGFDAILLAAAGLHRIGWQDRISVYLPTDVCLPAVGQGALAVECRGDDKFVRDLLALYNDPPTVLAASAERSFLGRLNGGCQVPIGAFATVQEDGATIRLTGMVGSPDGKQMLKETFAGTDPDKLGKDLADKLIEQGASELLAEVRG; encoded by the coding sequence GGAGCACGGAATCGACTGCGAATTTGAGATAAAAAAAATCGTCACCAAAGGCGATCGTATTTTGGATGTGACCTTGTCCAAGGTTGGGGGCAAAGGTCTTTTTGTCAAGGAAATCGAACAGGCGATGCTGGATGGGGAAATCGATTTCGCGGTGCACAGCATGAAAGATATGCCTGCCGAGCTTCCCGAAGGGCTCGTGATCGGCGCCGTGCCGGTCCGCGAGGATGCGCGCGATTGCATCATCTCGAAAAACGGCAAGGGCCTGGACGAGCTGCCGCAGGGCGCGCTCGTCGGGACAAGCAGTCTGCGCCGCAGCTGCCAGCTGCAGCACGCCCGGCCCGATCTGCGCATCGAGCCGGTGCGCGGCAACATCGATTCGCGGCTGCGCAAGCTCGAAGCCGAAGGCTTCGACGCGATCCTGCTCGCCGCCGCCGGGCTGCACCGGATCGGCTGGCAGGACCGCATCTCCGTTTATTTGCCGACTGATGTCTGCCTGCCGGCGGTCGGCCAAGGGGCCCTCGCTGTCGAGTGCCGCGGCGATGACAAATTCGTGCGCGATCTGCTCGCACTCTATAACGACCCGCCGACCGTGCTGGCCGCATCCGCGGAGCGAAGCTTCCTCGGCCGCCTGAACGGCGGCTGCCAGGTGCCGATAGGCGCCTTCGCCACCGTGCAGGAAGACGGCGCAACGATTCGGCTTACCGGCATGGTCGGCTCGCCGGACGGCAAACAGATGCTGAAGGAGACTTTTGCCGGAACCGATCCGGACAAGCTCGGCAAAGATTTGGCGGACAAGCTGATTGAACAAGGCGCCTCCGAACTGCTTGCCGAGGTAAGGGGATGA
- the hemB gene encoding porphobilinogen synthase — MSFPIVRNRRLRGSQAIRNLVRETSVSVNDLIYPLFVTHGSNVKEEIPSMPGVYHYSIDRLEEELAEVVALGIQAILLFGVPETKDAKGSSAYDPNGIVQQATRKIKQLHPNLLVVADTCLCQFTDHGHCGVVHVDEHRNCADIVNDESLELLVKTAVSQAEAGADIIAPSNMMDGFVHAIRQGLDEAGLENVPIMSYSVKYASSFYGPFRDAAHSAPQFGDRKTYQMDPANVREAIREAEADVVEGADMLMVKPALAYMDVIRVIKENFDLPLVAYNVSAEYSMVKAAAQNGWINEQSIVMETMIGFKRAGADLIITYFAKDVARWLKG, encoded by the coding sequence ATGAGTTTTCCAATCGTTCGCAACCGCAGACTCCGCGGCTCGCAAGCCATTCGCAACCTGGTGCGGGAAACGTCGGTGTCGGTAAATGATCTCATATATCCGCTGTTTGTCACACACGGTTCCAATGTAAAAGAAGAAATTCCGTCCATGCCCGGCGTTTATCATTATTCCATCGACAGGCTGGAGGAGGAGCTTGCCGAGGTTGTCGCATTGGGCATTCAGGCCATTCTCCTGTTCGGCGTGCCGGAGACGAAAGATGCGAAAGGCTCCTCGGCTTACGATCCGAACGGTATCGTGCAGCAGGCCACCCGCAAAATCAAGCAGCTGCATCCGAACCTGCTCGTTGTCGCCGATACCTGCTTGTGCCAGTTCACCGATCACGGCCATTGCGGCGTCGTACACGTGGACGAACACCGGAACTGCGCGGATATCGTCAACGACGAGTCGCTCGAGCTGCTTGTCAAAACAGCCGTATCCCAGGCGGAAGCGGGGGCGGATATTATCGCTCCGTCCAACATGATGGACGGCTTCGTTCATGCCATCCGCCAAGGGCTCGATGAGGCCGGTCTTGAAAACGTGCCGATCATGAGTTATTCAGTCAAATATGCATCGTCGTTTTACGGCCCGTTCCGCGATGCCGCCCATTCGGCGCCGCAGTTCGGCGACCGCAAAACGTACCAAATGGACCCGGCCAACGTACGCGAGGCGATCCGTGAAGCGGAAGCCGACGTCGTCGAAGGAGCCGACATGCTGATGGTCAAGCCGGCTCTCGCCTACATGGACGTTATCCGCGTGATCAAGGAAAACTTCGATCTCCCGCTGGTCGCCTACAACGTCAGCGCCGAATATTCGATGGTGAAGGCCGCCGCTCAAAACGGCTGGATCAACGAGCAGTCGATCGTGATGGAAACGATGATCGGCTTCAAACGCGCCGGCGCCGATTTGATCATCACGTATTTCGCCAAAGACGTTGCCCGTTGGCTGAAAGGGTAA
- the cobA gene encoding uroporphyrinogen-III C-methyltransferase — protein MNKGTVYLVGAGPGDPKLITIKGLEAIRRCDVIVYDRLASPRLLAHLKPGAEKIFVGKLPDKHMMKQEEINRLLVDLALQGKTVTRLKGGDPSVFGRVGEEAELLAEHGIPFEIVPGITSAIAVPAYAGIPVTHRDFTSSFSIVTGHEYKNKTYTSVNYENLAGASGTLIFLMGVANLETICSELLKWGKPPDTPVALIRWGTWMEQETITGTLADILEKVRAANFQSPAVTIVGKVVQLRDKLAWFEKKPLFGKRVLVTRARSQSSDLVAMIDELGGEAVEFPVIRLQPPSGEQAQRERDEALGRLPEFDWVMFTSANGVEYFFQRLKELKIDIRALANARIAAVGPKTAAALESRGLMIDMLPAKFQAETLFETIQTELKAGQRVLLPTADIAREELPKRLKELGLEVTEIDIYENVVCHDGGAEVIDMLQNRAIRIVTFTSSSTVTNLLKVLGDLGVEQPLELLKGCEVACIGPVTAQTAQEAGLNVTYIAEEATVRSLIDSLIQQK, from the coding sequence GTGAACAAGGGGACCGTTTATTTGGTAGGAGCCGGGCCGGGAGACCCGAAGCTGATTACCATAAAAGGGCTTGAGGCCATCCGGCGCTGCGACGTCATCGTGTATGACCGTTTGGCCAGCCCGAGACTGCTCGCGCACCTTAAACCGGGAGCCGAGAAAATTTTTGTCGGCAAGCTGCCCGATAAACATATGATGAAGCAGGAGGAGATCAACCGGCTGCTGGTCGATCTCGCGCTGCAAGGCAAAACCGTCACCCGCCTGAAGGGCGGCGATCCGAGCGTGTTCGGGCGGGTCGGGGAAGAGGCCGAACTGCTGGCCGAGCACGGCATCCCGTTCGAAATCGTGCCGGGAATTACGTCGGCGATCGCGGTACCGGCTTATGCCGGCATTCCCGTTACGCACCGCGACTTTACGTCATCATTTTCGATCGTAACCGGTCATGAATATAAAAACAAAACTTACACCAGCGTCAACTACGAAAATTTGGCCGGCGCTTCGGGCACGCTGATTTTCCTGATGGGTGTGGCGAACCTGGAAACGATCTGCAGCGAGCTGCTCAAATGGGGCAAACCGCCCGATACCCCGGTTGCGCTTATTCGCTGGGGCACCTGGATGGAGCAGGAGACGATCACGGGCACTTTAGCGGATATTTTGGAAAAAGTGCGCGCGGCGAACTTCCAATCTCCGGCCGTCACCATCGTCGGCAAAGTGGTGCAGCTCAGAGATAAGCTCGCCTGGTTCGAGAAAAAGCCGCTGTTCGGCAAGCGGGTGCTCGTCACCCGCGCGCGAAGCCAATCGAGCGACCTTGTCGCGATGATCGACGAGCTGGGCGGCGAAGCGGTCGAATTTCCGGTTATCCGGCTTCAGCCGCCCTCGGGCGAGCAGGCCCAACGGGAGCGTGACGAGGCGCTCGGCCGGCTGCCTGAATTCGACTGGGTCATGTTTACGAGCGCAAACGGCGTCGAGTATTTTTTCCAAAGGCTGAAGGAACTTAAGATCGACATCAGGGCACTGGCGAACGCACGGATCGCCGCGGTCGGTCCGAAGACGGCGGCGGCACTTGAAAGCCGGGGCTTGATGATCGATATGCTGCCGGCGAAGTTTCAAGCGGAAACGCTGTTCGAAACGATTCAGACGGAACTTAAGGCAGGTCAGCGGGTGCTGCTGCCGACGGCCGATATCGCCCGCGAGGAGTTGCCCAAACGACTGAAGGAGCTCGGCCTCGAGGTGACGGAAATCGACATTTATGAAAATGTCGTTTGTCACGACGGCGGAGCGGAAGTGATCGACATGCTTCAAAACAGGGCGATTCGCATCGTTACTTTTACCAGCTCTTCGACCGTAACGAATTTGCTGAAGGTTCTTGGCGACCTCGGCGTGGAGCAGCCGCTTGAGCTGCTCAAGGGCTGCGAAGTCGCCTGCATCGGTCCTGTGACCGCGCAAACAGCGCAGGAAGCCGGGCTCAACGTAACTTATATTGCTGAAGAAGCGACGGTTCGTTCGCTGATCGACAGTTTAATCCAACAGAAATAA